From the genome of Candidatus Methylomirabilis tolerans, one region includes:
- the ndk gene encoding nucleoside-diphosphate kinase — protein sequence MEQTLVIVKPDAVANGLLGEVIRRFEAEDLTVCGLKMVWLSQKEAEGFYQVHQHQPFFQSLTHFMISGPCVAMVLEGEEAIRRVRTLMGATDPLKAAEGTLRRSFATSIEKNVVHGSDSAASATFEIPYFFSRLEILPKVGRGEIS from the coding sequence ATGGAGCAGACCTTAGTCATTGTAAAACCTGATGCTGTAGCCAATGGGCTTCTCGGTGAGGTGATCCGCCGGTTTGAGGCGGAAGATCTGACGGTCTGTGGGCTGAAGATGGTGTGGCTGTCGCAGAAAGAAGCCGAGGGATTTTATCAGGTACATCAACACCAGCCATTCTTTCAGAGCCTGACACATTTTATGATTTCCGGTCCTTGCGTAGCGATGGTCCTCGAAGGGGAAGAGGCGATACGGCGCGTTCGAACGCTCATGGGCGCCACTGATCCGCTCAAGGCCGCCGAGGGGACGTTACGGAGGAGCTTTGCCACCAGCATAGAGAAAAACGTTGTGCATGGCTCCGACTCGGCAGCTTCGGCGACCTTTGAAATCCCGTACTTTTTTAGCCGATTGGAGATTCTACCTAAGGTCGGAAGAGGAGAAATATCTTAA
- the sucD gene encoding succinate--CoA ligase subunit alpha: MSILVDKNTRVVVQGITGREGTFHALACRDYGTDIVAGVTPGKGGIRHEGIPVFNTVHEAVDTEGANTSLIFVPAPFAADAILEAIDAAVPLVVCITEGIPTLDMVRVARVLRGSETRLVGPNCPGIISPGETKVGIMPGHIHKRGRIGVISRSGTLTYEAVNQLTSLGLGQSTCIGIGGDPIIGTTFVDCLALFEDDGATEAMLMIGEIGGTAEEEAAAFVERYVSKPVIGYIAGLAAPAERRMGHAGAIISSGRGTAAEKIAALRRAGIVVVQSPAEIGAAVKQTLSLAS; this comes from the coding sequence ATGAGCATTCTGGTAGATAAGAACACTCGCGTAGTGGTCCAGGGGATTACCGGAAGAGAAGGCACCTTCCACGCCCTGGCTTGTCGCGACTACGGGACCGACATCGTCGCAGGCGTCACCCCCGGTAAGGGGGGGATACGACACGAAGGGATTCCGGTCTTTAACACCGTCCACGAGGCCGTAGATACGGAGGGTGCCAATACTTCCCTGATCTTTGTTCCTGCGCCTTTCGCCGCCGATGCGATCCTGGAGGCAATCGATGCGGCAGTCCCGCTGGTGGTGTGTATTACTGAAGGGATCCCGACCTTGGATATGGTGCGGGTGGCTAGGGTCCTCCGAGGGTCTGAAACCCGTCTGGTTGGCCCGAATTGCCCGGGAATTATCTCTCCTGGCGAAACTAAGGTTGGGATCATGCCGGGACATATTCATAAACGTGGCCGGATCGGTGTAATCTCAAGGAGTGGTACGCTGACCTATGAGGCCGTCAATCAGCTTACCAGCCTGGGCCTTGGTCAGTCCACCTGTATTGGCATCGGTGGGGATCCGATTATTGGCACCACCTTCGTCGATTGTCTGGCGCTATTTGAGGACGATGGGGCGACCGAGGCAATGCTGATGATCGGTGAGATCGGGGGTACCGCTGAAGAAGAAGCGGCAGCATTCGTTGAGCGCTACGTGTCGAAACCGGTTATCGGGTACATCGCCGGACTGGCAGCCCCTGCTGAGCGACGCATGGGCCATGCGGGGGCGATTATCTCGAGCGGTAGAGGAACAGCAGCGGAGAAGATCGCTGCGCTGCGGCGTGCCGGTATCGTCGTCGTACAAAGCCCGGCGGAGATCGGAGCGGCAGTGAAGCAGACGCTCAGTCTGGCGAGCTGA